The sequence ACGACCGCGTCACCGGCAAGCTGGACAGCTTCGCCCCGTACGCCAAGATCGTCCACGCCGACATCGACCCGGCCGAGATCGGCAAGAACCGCGCCGCCGACGTGCCGATCGTGGGGGACGCCCGCGAGGTCCTGGCCGACCTGGTCCAGGCGGTCCAGGCGGAGCACACCGAGGGCCACATCGGCGAGGCCGCCCGAACGGGATACGCGGCCTGGTGGAAGGACCTCAACCGCTGGCGCGACACCTACCCGCTCGGCTACGACCTGCCCGCGGACGGCAGCCTCTCCCCGCAGCAGGTCATCCAGCGCATCGGCAGGCTCGCCCCCGAGGGCACGATCTTCGCGGCGGGCGTCGGCCAGCACCAGATGTGGGCCTCCCACTTCATCGACTACGAGCAGCCCGCCACCTGGCTGAACTCGGGCGGCGCCGGGACGATGGGCTACGCGGTCCCGGCCGCGATGGGTGCCAAGGCCGGCATGCCGGACCGTACGGTCTGGGCCATCGACGGCGACGGCTGCTTCCAGATGACCAACCAGGAACTCACCACCTGCGCGCTCAACAACATCCCGATCAAGGTCGCCATCATCAACAACGGCGCGCTCGGGATGGTCCGCCAGTGGCAGACCCTGTTCTACAACCAGCGCTACTCCAACACCGTGCTGCACTCCGGCGCCGACACGGACGGCATCCCGGCGAAGGGCACCCGCGTGCCGGACTTCGTCAAGCTGTCCGAGGCCATGGGCTGCTACGCGATCCGCTGCGAGGACCCGGCCGACCTGGACAAGGTCATCGAAGAGGCCAACTCCATCAACGACCGCCCCGTCGTGGTCGACTTCATCGTCCACGAGGACGCCATGGTGTGGCCGATGGTCGCCGCCGGCACCTCCAACGACGAGGTCATGGCAGCCCGCGGTGTCCGCCCCGACTTCGGCGACAACGAAGACGACTGAGAGACAGAGAGAGACCGACTCCATGTCCAGCAAGCACACGCTCTCCGTCCTGGTCGAGAACAAGCCCGGTGTCCTCGCCCGGATCACGGCCCTGTTCTCCCGGCGCGGCTTCAATATCGACTCGCTCGCGGTCGGTACCACCGAACACCCCGACATCTCCCGCATCACCATCGTCGTGAATGTCGAGGACCTGCCCCTGGAGCAGGTGACCAAGCAGCTCAACAAGCTGGTCAACGTCCTGAAGATCGTCGAACTCGAGCCCTCCGCTGCGATCCAGCGCGAGCTCGTCCTGGTGAAGGTCCGCGCCGACAGCGAGACCCGCTCCCAGATCGTCGAGATCGTCCAGCTGTTCCGCGCCAAGACCGTGGACGTCTCCCCGGAGGCCGTCACGATCGAGGCGACCGGAGGGGCCGACAAGCTGGAGGCCATGCTCAAGATGCTGGAGCAGTACGGCATCAAGGAGCTGGTCCAGTCCGGCACCATCGCCATAGGGCGCGGCGCGCGCTCGATCACCGACCGGTCCCTGCGCGCACTCGACCGCACGGCGTAGCCCGGCCGGCGGCCCCGGCCGCCGGCCCGCCGCTCGCATGGCGAGACCCGAGAACGTATACGACGCACCCCGCCGTACGGTGGGACGCAACACCTGCACACCAAGGAGAAGACCCAGTGGCCGAGCTGTTCTACGACGACGATGCCGACCTGTCCATCATCCAGGGCCGCAAGGTCGCGGTCATCGGCTACGGCAGCCAGGGCCACGCCCACGCGCTGTCGCTCCGTGACTCCGGCGTCGACGTCCGCGTCGGTCTGCACGAGGGCTCGAAGTCCAAGGCCAAGGCCGAGGAGCAGGGCCTGCGAGTGGTGACCCCCGCCGAGGCCGCCGCCGAGGCCGACGTCATCATGATCCTCGTCCCGGACCCGATCCAGGCCCAGGTCTACGAGGAGTCCATCAAGGACAACCTCAAGGACGGCGACGCGCTGTTCTTCGGCCACGGCCTGAACATCCGCTTCGACTTCATCAAGCCGCCGGCCAACGTCGACGTCTGCATGGTCGCCCCGAAGGGCCCCGGCCACCTCGTCCGCCGCCAGTACGAGGAAGGCCGCGGCGTCCCGTGCATCGTGGCCGTCGAGCAGGACCCGACCGGCAACGGCCTGGCGCTCGCCCTCTCGTACGCCAAGGGCATCGGCGGCACCCGCGCCGGCGTCATCAAGACGACCTTCACCGAGGAGACCGAGACCGACCTGTTCGGTGAGCAGGCCGTCCTCTGCGGTGGCACCGCCGCCCTGGTCAAGGCCGGTTTCGAGACCCTGACCGAGGCCGGCTACCAGCCGGAGATCGCGTACTTCGAGTGCCTGCACGAGCTGAAGCTCATCGTGGACCTCATGTACGAGGGCGGCCTGGAGAAGATGCGCTGGTCCATCTCGGAGACCGCCGAGTGGGGCGACTACGTCACCGGCCCGCGGATCATCACCGAGGACACCAAGGCCGAGATGAAGAAGGTGCTCGCCGAGATCCAGGACGGCACCTTCGCCAAGGCGTGGATGGCCGAGTACCACAACGGTCTGCCCAAGTACAACGAGTACAAGAAGGCCGACGGCGACCACCTGCTGGAGACCACCGGCCGTGAGCTGCGCAAGCTCATGAGCTGGGTCAACGACGAGGACGCGTAGGTCCTTCGCCGGGGGCGGGTCCATCGGGCCCGCCCCCGGCACCGCAGCCGTCTCACACCCCCGTGTCACTGCGGGAGAGGCGGCGGGGGAAGGGGCGGCACCGCACGGGTGGACACCACGTCCACCCTCGTGCGGGTGATCCTTCCACCGGGGCGCAATATGCGCTCCGTCGCATGACTACACTTCTCCACACATACACGCGTCAGGGCCCACAGTGTCGTGCGTCTACCACGCGGCTAGCCCCTCCACCGCCTGCGGCCGTCGGGACGGCCGTCCGCACTGGACTTGTGAGGACTCACGTGAGCTCGAAACCTGTCGTACTCATCGCTGAAGAGCTGTCGCCCGCCACGGTCGACGCCCTGGGTCCGGATTTCGAGATCCGGCACTGCAACGGCGCGGACCGCGCCGAACTCCTCCCCGCGATCGTCGATGTCGACGCCATCCTGGTGCGCTCCGCCACCAAGGTCGACGCCGAGGCCATCGCCGCCGCGAAGAAGCTCCGGGTCGTCGCCCGTGCCGGTGTCGGTCTGGACAATGTCGACGTCTCCTCGGCCACCAAGGCCGGCGTGATGGTCGTCAACGCCCCGACGTCCAACATCGTCACCGCCGCCGAGCTCGCCTGCGGCCTGCTGGTCGCCACCGCGCGCAACATCCCGCAGGCCAACACCGCCCTGAAGAACGGCGAGTG is a genomic window of Streptomyces sp. NBC_01237 containing:
- the ilvC gene encoding ketol-acid reductoisomerase, with the protein product MAELFYDDDADLSIIQGRKVAVIGYGSQGHAHALSLRDSGVDVRVGLHEGSKSKAKAEEQGLRVVTPAEAAAEADVIMILVPDPIQAQVYEESIKDNLKDGDALFFGHGLNIRFDFIKPPANVDVCMVAPKGPGHLVRRQYEEGRGVPCIVAVEQDPTGNGLALALSYAKGIGGTRAGVIKTTFTEETETDLFGEQAVLCGGTAALVKAGFETLTEAGYQPEIAYFECLHELKLIVDLMYEGGLEKMRWSISETAEWGDYVTGPRIITEDTKAEMKKVLAEIQDGTFAKAWMAEYHNGLPKYNEYKKADGDHLLETTGRELRKLMSWVNDEDA
- a CDS encoding acetolactate synthase large subunit, which produces MSMTEQATGAHHPQPRARNGGPSSVTVEHLTGAQSLIRSLEEVGADTVFGLPGGCILPAYDPLMDSTRVRHILVRHEQGAGHAATGYAQATGKVGVCMVTSGPGATNLVTPIADAHMDSVPLVAITGQVASKAIGTDAFQEADICGITMPITKHNFLVTRAEDIAHTISEAFHIASTGRPGPVLVDIAKDALQSQTTFSWPPTQDLPGYRPVTKPHAKQIREAARLITQAKRPVLYVGGGVLKAGATAELKVLAELTGAPVTTTLMALGAFPDSHPLHVGMPGMHGAVTAVTALQKADLIVALGARFDDRVTGKLDSFAPYAKIVHADIDPAEIGKNRAADVPIVGDAREVLADLVQAVQAEHTEGHIGEAARTGYAAWWKDLNRWRDTYPLGYDLPADGSLSPQQVIQRIGRLAPEGTIFAAGVGQHQMWASHFIDYEQPATWLNSGGAGTMGYAVPAAMGAKAGMPDRTVWAIDGDGCFQMTNQELTTCALNNIPIKVAIINNGALGMVRQWQTLFYNQRYSNTVLHSGADTDGIPAKGTRVPDFVKLSEAMGCYAIRCEDPADLDKVIEEANSINDRPVVVDFIVHEDAMVWPMVAAGTSNDEVMAARGVRPDFGDNEDD
- the ilvN gene encoding acetolactate synthase small subunit; the encoded protein is MSSKHTLSVLVENKPGVLARITALFSRRGFNIDSLAVGTTEHPDISRITIVVNVEDLPLEQVTKQLNKLVNVLKIVELEPSAAIQRELVLVKVRADSETRSQIVEIVQLFRAKTVDVSPEAVTIEATGGADKLEAMLKMLEQYGIKELVQSGTIAIGRGARSITDRSLRALDRTA